The Saccharopolyspora gloriosae genome window below encodes:
- the nucS gene encoding endonuclease NucS: protein MRLVIARCKVDYVGRLTAHLPVAQRLLLVKSDGSVSVHSDDRAYKPLNWMSPPCWLIEDPGVWTVQNKAGEKLVISIEEVLHDSKHELGPEPGLVKDGVESHLQQLLAEHVTTLGDGWSLVRREFPTAIGPVDLMCRDSGGASVAVEIKRRGEIDGVEQLTRYLELLNRDPLLSPVTGVFAAQQIKPQARTLAEDRGIRCVTLDYDQLRGIEPDEFRLF from the coding sequence GTGCGTCTTGTCATCGCTCGCTGCAAGGTCGATTACGTCGGCCGCCTCACCGCGCACCTGCCCGTCGCCCAGCGCCTGCTGCTGGTGAAGTCCGACGGGTCGGTCTCGGTGCACTCCGACGACCGCGCCTACAAGCCGTTGAACTGGATGAGCCCGCCGTGCTGGCTGATCGAGGACCCCGGCGTGTGGACGGTGCAGAACAAGGCCGGCGAGAAGCTGGTGATCAGCATCGAAGAGGTGCTGCACGACTCCAAGCACGAGCTGGGCCCGGAGCCGGGCCTGGTCAAGGACGGCGTCGAGTCGCACCTGCAGCAGCTGCTCGCCGAGCACGTCACGACGCTCGGCGACGGGTGGTCGCTGGTGCGCCGCGAGTTCCCGACGGCGATCGGCCCGGTGGACCTGATGTGCCGGGATTCGGGCGGTGCCAGCGTCGCGGTCGAGATCAAGCGGCGCGGCGAGATCGACGGCGTGGAGCAGTTGACCCGCTACCTGGAACTGCTGAACCGGGACCCGCTGCTGTCGCCGGTGACCGGGGTGTTCGCGGCTCAGCAGATCAAGCCGCAGGCCCGGACGCTGGCGGAGGACCGCGGCATCCGGTGCGTGACGCTGGACTACGACCAGCTGCGCGGGATCGAGCCAGACGAGTTCCGGCTGTTCTGA
- a CDS encoding amino acid permease, with product MSYAQLFSRVKPVERLTDESSHTALSRTLGLLPLVALSVGATLGTGIFVVLAEAAPAAGPAVIVSFVLAGLAALCSALSYAELAGSVPVSGSAYSYAYATLGELVAWICGWCLLLEYGVSVAAVAVGWGGYLNEFLRGTLGMTIPDALSAPPGEGGIVNVPAVIVVLLATAVLMMGVRESAAVTTFTTLLKLAVLVFFVCVALTAFRSENLTPFAPLGIAGISAGASAVFFSFIGFDAASTAGEEARNPKRDLPRAIMLSLVIVTLVYVVVAFAAVGAVGTDVLGGSEASLATALEIVTGQGWPAVLLAFGAVVAIASVVLTVLYGQTRILVSMSRDGLMPAKLSAVNRRAVPAHNTMIVGVLVAILASVVPLSSLADATSIGTLVAFGIVNVGVIVLRRRKPDLDRSFRTPLMPWVPLLGVALCAYLILGLDWVTWLVFGIWTAVGLAVYLGYGVRRSKLNRAESA from the coding sequence GTGTCGTACGCCCAGTTGTTCTCCCGCGTCAAACCGGTCGAGCGCCTCACCGACGAAAGCTCGCACACCGCGCTGAGCCGCACCCTGGGGCTACTACCGCTGGTCGCGCTGTCGGTCGGCGCGACCCTGGGAACCGGGATCTTCGTCGTGCTGGCCGAAGCCGCGCCCGCCGCCGGACCCGCCGTGATCGTGTCGTTCGTGCTGGCCGGCCTGGCCGCGTTGTGCTCGGCGCTGTCCTACGCCGAACTCGCCGGCAGCGTCCCGGTGTCCGGCTCGGCGTACTCCTACGCCTACGCGACCCTCGGCGAACTCGTCGCCTGGATCTGCGGGTGGTGCCTGCTGCTGGAGTACGGCGTGTCGGTCGCCGCGGTCGCCGTCGGCTGGGGCGGATACCTCAACGAGTTCCTGCGCGGCACCCTCGGCATGACCATCCCCGACGCGCTGTCGGCGCCCCCGGGCGAAGGCGGCATCGTGAACGTGCCCGCCGTCATCGTGGTGCTGCTCGCCACGGCCGTGCTGATGATGGGCGTGCGGGAGAGCGCCGCGGTCACCACCTTCACCACCCTGCTCAAGCTGGCCGTGCTGGTGTTCTTCGTCTGCGTGGCGCTCACCGCGTTCCGCTCGGAGAACCTGACGCCGTTCGCGCCGCTCGGCATCGCGGGCATCTCGGCGGGCGCGTCCGCGGTGTTCTTCTCGTTCATCGGGTTCGACGCCGCCTCCACCGCAGGTGAGGAGGCGCGGAACCCGAAGCGGGACCTGCCGAGGGCGATCATGCTCTCGCTGGTCATCGTCACCCTCGTCTACGTGGTGGTGGCCTTCGCCGCCGTGGGCGCGGTCGGCACCGACGTGCTCGGCGGCTCCGAGGCCTCGCTCGCGACCGCGCTGGAGATCGTCACCGGTCAGGGCTGGCCCGCGGTGCTGCTCGCGTTCGGCGCCGTCGTCGCGATCGCCTCCGTGGTGCTGACCGTCCTGTACGGGCAGACCCGGATCCTGGTGTCGATGTCCCGCGACGGGCTGATGCCCGCGAAGCTGTCCGCGGTCAACCGCCGCGCCGTGCCCGCGCACAACACCATGATCGTCGGCGTGCTGGTGGCGATCCTCGCGTCCGTGGTCCCGCTGAGCAGCCTCGCCGACGCGACGAGCATCGGGACCCTGGTGGCCTTCGGGATCGTCAACGTCGGCGTGATCGTGCTGCGGCGGCGCAAACCCGACCTGGACCGGTCCTTCCGCACGCCGCTGATGCCGTGGGTCCCGCTGCTGGGCGTGGCGCTGTGCGCGTACCTCATCCTCGGGCTCGACTGGGTCACCTGGCTGGTCTTCGGGATCTGGACGGCCGTCGGCCTCGCCGTGTACCTCGGCTACGGCGTGCGCCGCTCGAAGCTCAACCGGGCGGAGAGCGCCTGA
- a CDS encoding NUDIX domain-containing protein — protein sequence MRTTSSREVYANPWMTVREDGIRRADDSDGIYGVVDKPDYALIIPMDGDRLHLVEQFRYPLGMRRWEFPQGTAPDRAEVETAELAARELREETGLRAARLTDLGRLDVAPGMSSQRGRVFLATGLTAGEHERELEEQDMRAAWFDRAEVERMIRDGEVTDAQSIAGYLLLCLHERKT from the coding sequence ATGCGCACGACGAGCAGCCGCGAGGTCTACGCCAACCCGTGGATGACGGTCCGGGAGGACGGCATCCGCCGCGCCGACGACTCCGACGGGATCTACGGCGTGGTGGACAAACCGGACTACGCGCTGATCATCCCGATGGACGGGGACCGGCTGCACCTGGTCGAGCAGTTCCGCTACCCGCTGGGCATGCGCCGCTGGGAGTTCCCGCAGGGCACCGCGCCGGACCGGGCGGAGGTGGAGACCGCGGAGCTCGCCGCCCGCGAACTCCGGGAGGAGACCGGGTTGCGCGCGGCGCGGCTGACCGACCTGGGGCGGCTGGACGTCGCTCCGGGCATGTCCAGCCAGCGCGGCAGGGTGTTCCTGGCGACCGGCCTCACCGCCGGGGAGCATGAGCGGGAGCTCGAGGAGCAGGACATGCGGGCGGCGTGGTTCGACCGCGCGGAGGTCGAACGCATGATCCGGGACGGCGAGGTGACCGACGCCCAGTCCATCGCCGGATACCTGCTGTTGTGCTTGCACGAACGAAAAACGTGA
- a CDS encoding SAM-dependent methyltransferase — MSNRPSWKPVRADLTRPSAARIYNYFLGGSANFAVDREFAQRALEIFPGAREYARLNRLFLQRVVRFYLDRGVRQFLDIGSGIPTAGSVHEIAQRLDPESTVVYVDNEAVAIAHSQLVLQHNARAEIVQGDMRDPEQLLGVPELTRVLDLDRPIGVTMLAMLHFIPDREDPVGLLGRYRELLAPGSYLALSHCTADQLPELDAAGELYQCTSTPATLRTAEQISAMLGGFDVLEPGVVFTPQWRPDSEEDVGPDPERAASYAAVCRKP, encoded by the coding sequence GTGAGCAACAGACCTAGCTGGAAACCGGTCCGGGCAGACCTGACCAGGCCCAGCGCCGCCCGCATCTACAACTACTTCCTGGGCGGCTCGGCCAACTTCGCGGTCGACCGCGAGTTCGCGCAGCGCGCCCTGGAGATCTTCCCCGGAGCGCGCGAATACGCACGGCTCAACCGGCTGTTCCTGCAGCGCGTCGTGCGCTTCTACCTGGACCGGGGCGTGCGGCAGTTCCTCGACATCGGCTCCGGCATCCCGACCGCGGGCTCCGTGCACGAGATCGCGCAGCGGCTCGACCCCGAGTCCACCGTGGTCTACGTGGACAACGAGGCCGTCGCCATCGCGCACAGCCAGCTCGTGCTGCAGCACAACGCCCGCGCCGAGATCGTGCAGGGCGACATGCGCGACCCCGAGCAGCTGCTGGGCGTTCCGGAGCTGACCCGGGTGCTCGACCTGGACCGGCCGATCGGGGTGACGATGCTCGCGATGCTGCACTTCATCCCGGACCGGGAGGACCCCGTGGGGCTGCTCGGCCGCTACCGCGAGCTGCTCGCACCGGGGAGCTACCTGGCGCTGTCGCACTGCACCGCCGACCAGCTGCCGGAACTCGACGCCGCGGGCGAGCTGTACCAGTGCACGTCCACGCCGGCGACGCTGCGGACCGCGGAGCAGATCAGCGCGATGCTGGGCGGCTTCGACGTGCTGGAACCGGGAGTGGTCTTCACCCCGCAGTGGCGACCGGACTCCGAAGAGGACGTCGGACCGGACCCCGAGCGCGCCGCGAGCTACGCGGCCGTGTGCCGCAAGCCCTGA
- a CDS encoding LysE family transporter has protein sequence MPAQLVPFVLFVIVVTLAPGPDTALGLRNSIRGGTAGMWWTGLGCCTGLLVHAAISVAGLSALLAASAVAYTALKIAGAAYLVWLGATTLWKSVRDRGEPATDLPAAAAGSGVLTRRAAFRQGLVSNVLNPKIILLFLTLLPQFISPGEPRTATSMILTLAFLGVALVYWRLASWLVGGLRGLLSRRRVRLALERITGTVMVGLGIRVAFESG, from the coding sequence GTGCCCGCTCAACTCGTTCCCTTCGTGCTGTTCGTGATCGTGGTGACCCTCGCCCCCGGCCCCGATACCGCGCTCGGCCTGCGCAACAGCATCCGCGGCGGAACGGCCGGGATGTGGTGGACGGGCCTCGGCTGCTGCACGGGGCTGCTGGTGCACGCGGCGATCTCGGTGGCCGGGTTGTCGGCGCTGCTGGCGGCCTCCGCCGTCGCCTACACGGCGCTCAAGATCGCGGGCGCGGCGTACCTGGTGTGGCTCGGCGCGACGACCCTGTGGAAGAGCGTCCGGGACCGCGGCGAACCGGCCACCGACCTGCCCGCGGCCGCCGCGGGCAGCGGTGTGCTGACCCGGCGCGCGGCGTTCCGGCAGGGCCTGGTGAGCAACGTGCTCAACCCGAAGATCATCCTGCTGTTCCTGACGCTGCTGCCGCAGTTCATCTCGCCGGGCGAACCGCGCACGGCGACCTCGATGATCCTCACCCTGGCATTCCTGGGCGTCGCGCTCGTCTACTGGCGCCTGGCGTCGTGGCTGGTCGGCGGCCTGCGAGGACTGCTCAGCCGCAGGCGCGTCCGGCTCGCCCTGGAACGGATCACCGGCACCGTGATGGTCGGGCTCGGCATCCGGGTGGCGTTCGAGAGCGGCTGA
- the murA gene encoding UDP-N-acetylglucosamine 1-carboxyvinyltransferase, producing MSEHFRVHGGARLVGEVDVVGAKNSVLKLMAAALLAEGTTTITNCPEILDVPLMGDVLRSLGCEVVIEGRTAYITTPAEISHEAVSPSMGKLRASVCVLGPLVARCRKAVVTLPGGDAIGSRPLDMHQSGLRQLGATSHIEHGAVVAEAENLHGAQIWLDFPSVGATENILMASVLAEGTTMIDNAAREPEIVDLCVMLQQMGAKIEGAGTSTLTVHGVSSLKAVEHRVIGDRIVGATWAFAAVATQGDIKVRGVDPHHVNLVLEKLRSAGAEVVVGDEEFRVVADRRPLAVDYVTLPYPGFATDLQPMALALSAVADGTSMITENLFESRFRFIEELVRMGADARTDGHHAVVRGLERLSSAPVWASDIRAGVGLVLAGLCADGITEVWDVFHIDRGYPNFVENLRGLGAYIERVTD from the coding sequence GTGAGTGAGCACTTCCGCGTGCACGGCGGAGCGCGGCTCGTCGGCGAAGTCGACGTGGTCGGCGCGAAGAACAGCGTGCTGAAGCTGATGGCGGCCGCGTTGCTGGCCGAGGGCACGACGACGATCACGAACTGCCCGGAGATCCTGGACGTCCCGCTGATGGGGGACGTGCTGCGCAGTCTGGGCTGCGAGGTCGTGATCGAGGGCCGCACCGCGTACATCACGACGCCCGCTGAGATCAGCCACGAGGCGGTCTCGCCGTCGATGGGCAAGCTCCGCGCGTCGGTGTGCGTGCTCGGTCCGCTGGTGGCGCGGTGCCGCAAGGCGGTGGTGACGCTGCCGGGCGGCGACGCGATCGGTTCGCGCCCGCTGGACATGCACCAGAGCGGGTTGCGCCAGCTCGGCGCGACGAGCCACATCGAGCACGGTGCGGTCGTGGCCGAGGCGGAGAACCTGCACGGCGCGCAGATCTGGCTGGACTTCCCGAGCGTGGGGGCCACGGAGAACATCCTGATGGCCTCGGTGCTCGCCGAGGGCACCACGATGATCGACAACGCCGCGCGGGAGCCGGAGATCGTTGATCTGTGCGTGATGCTGCAGCAGATGGGCGCGAAGATCGAGGGCGCGGGCACCTCCACGCTCACGGTGCACGGCGTGTCCTCGCTCAAGGCCGTGGAGCACCGGGTCATCGGTGACCGCATCGTGGGCGCGACGTGGGCGTTCGCCGCGGTGGCCACGCAGGGCGACATCAAGGTGCGCGGCGTGGACCCGCACCACGTGAACCTGGTGCTGGAGAAGTTGCGCAGCGCGGGTGCCGAGGTCGTCGTGGGCGACGAGGAGTTCCGCGTGGTCGCCGACCGGCGTCCGCTGGCGGTGGACTACGTGACGTTGCCGTACCCGGGTTTCGCGACGGACCTGCAGCCGATGGCGCTGGCGCTGTCCGCGGTGGCCGACGGCACGTCGATGATCACGGAGAACCTCTTCGAGTCCCGGTTCAGGTTCATCGAGGAGCTCGTGCGGATGGGCGCGGACGCGCGCACCGACGGGCACCACGCGGTGGTGCGCGGGCTGGAGCGGCTCTCCAGCGCGCCGGTGTGGGCTTCCGACATCCGCGCGGGTGTCGGCCTGGTGCTGGCCGGGTTGTGCGCCGACGGGATCACCGAGGTGTGGGACGTGTTCCACATCGACCGCGGGTACCCGAACTTCGTGGAGAACCTGCGGGGGCTGGGCGCCTACATCGAGCGCGTCACGGACTGA
- a CDS encoding cob(I)yrinic acid a,c-diamide adenosyltransferase yields the protein MAVHLTKIYTRTGDGGTTRLSDNSEVSKTDPRLVAYAEVDETNSVLGVALATATFEPAIVEVLRGVQNDLFDVGADLSTPVVENPEFPPLRVTQAYVDRLEAWCDEYNARVPKLNSFILPGGTPGGALLHQARCVARRAERAAWGLLEADADRSNALAAKYLNRLSDLLFILARVANPDGDVLWRPGGGA from the coding sequence ATGGCCGTACACCTGACGAAGATCTACACGCGGACCGGCGACGGGGGCACGACGCGGCTCTCCGACAACTCGGAGGTCAGCAAGACCGACCCGCGCCTGGTCGCCTACGCCGAGGTGGACGAGACGAACTCGGTGCTCGGCGTGGCGCTGGCCACCGCGACCTTCGAGCCGGCGATCGTCGAGGTGCTGCGGGGGGTGCAGAACGACCTGTTCGACGTGGGCGCCGACCTGTCCACCCCCGTCGTCGAGAACCCCGAGTTCCCGCCGCTGCGCGTCACCCAGGCCTACGTCGACCGGCTGGAGGCCTGGTGCGACGAGTACAACGCGCGGGTGCCGAAGCTGAACTCGTTCATCCTGCCCGGCGGCACTCCCGGTGGCGCGCTGCTGCACCAGGCCCGCTGCGTGGCGAGGCGCGCGGAACGCGCCGCGTGGGGCCTGCTCGAAGCCGACGCCGACCGCAGCAACGCGCTCGCCGCGAAGTACCTCAACCGGCTGTCCGACCTGCTGTTCATCCTCGCCCGCGTCGCCAACCCCGACGGCGACGTGCTGTGGCGTCCGGGCGGCGGCGCCTAG
- a CDS encoding GNAT family N-acetyltransferase, with protein sequence MHIEIAEFDHPAVQRLIAEVQQEYVARYGRQDETPIGSEQFRAPHGMFLLGRVEGEPVAIGGWRAYDPAEPEFEDGDVELKRMYVAPRARGRGLARRMLAELEERAVAAGHKRVLLETGDRQPEAIGLYRASGYLDIPAFGPYRDDPASVCFAKAL encoded by the coding sequence GTGCACATCGAGATCGCGGAGTTCGACCACCCCGCCGTGCAGCGGCTGATCGCGGAGGTCCAGCAGGAGTACGTGGCCCGCTACGGACGCCAGGACGAGACCCCCATCGGATCCGAGCAGTTCCGCGCCCCGCACGGGATGTTCCTGCTCGGCCGCGTCGAAGGGGAACCCGTGGCCATCGGAGGGTGGCGGGCGTACGACCCGGCGGAACCGGAATTCGAGGACGGCGACGTCGAGCTCAAGCGCATGTACGTGGCGCCGCGGGCGCGCGGCCGCGGCCTCGCCCGCCGGATGCTGGCGGAGTTGGAGGAGCGGGCCGTGGCGGCCGGGCACAAGCGGGTGCTGCTGGAGACCGGCGACCGGCAACCGGAGGCCATCGGCCTCTACCGGGCGTCCGGCTACCTCGACATCCCCGCGTTCGGGCCCTACCGCGACGACCCGGCTTCGGTGTGCTTCGCGAAGGCCTTGTGA
- a CDS encoding GNAT family N-acetyltransferase has translation MKDASPGSGQFTITPEPIDGADSRAALEQYVGELARLFPAGFDPGRAAPPEPGDFTPPRGYFLLVRDAAGEARGCGAVRVAEGGFAEIRRMWISPALRGQGAGRALLADLELHASKLGCEVVRLDTAAELRAARSLYASAGYVEIPAYNDNEYARHWFEKSLV, from the coding sequence ATGAAGGACGCGTCTCCCGGCAGTGGGCAGTTCACGATCACCCCGGAACCGATCGACGGTGCGGACTCGCGCGCCGCGCTGGAGCAGTACGTCGGCGAGCTGGCGCGGTTGTTCCCCGCTGGTTTCGATCCGGGCCGGGCCGCGCCGCCCGAGCCCGGTGACTTCACACCGCCGCGGGGCTACTTCCTGCTGGTGCGCGATGCGGCCGGCGAGGCCCGCGGCTGCGGCGCGGTGCGGGTCGCGGAAGGCGGGTTCGCGGAGATCCGCCGCATGTGGATCTCGCCCGCGCTGCGCGGGCAGGGCGCGGGGCGGGCGTTGCTGGCCGATCTCGAACTGCACGCGAGCAAGCTGGGCTGCGAGGTGGTCCGGTTGGACACGGCCGCGGAGCTCCGGGCCGCCCGGTCCCTGTACGCCTCGGCCGGTTACGTGGAGATCCCTGCGTACAACGACAACGAGTACGCCCGCCACTGGTTCGAGAAGTCGCTGGTGTGA
- a CDS encoding LysR family transcriptional regulator codes for MDPAKLLLLIALRDGGSITRAAELTGRTPPAVSQQLARLERAAGTGLVERLPHGVRLTPLGARLAEHADQIARVLHDAEEDRARHLGLHRNRLRIGAFPTAGVRLLPEALAALNRLRPDSEISVVDLGPVEGNALVAERELDLALVAEYDEPLRAPAGVRLIPLLDDPVLAVLPERHHAATASAAPGRTLRDFAAAAWACAPRDLPNRRQLDALARVEGFTPRVPFESESYAVAQAVVSAGVAVAFLPRLAIGEVPGTVSRALAEPALFRRVHAALPADSPAELTGVFLDLLREVCAEHGGTTADR; via the coding sequence ATGGACCCGGCGAAGCTGCTGCTGCTGATCGCGTTGCGCGACGGCGGCAGCATCACGCGCGCCGCCGAACTCACCGGGCGCACACCACCCGCCGTCTCCCAGCAGCTCGCCCGGCTCGAACGCGCCGCGGGCACCGGACTCGTCGAACGCCTCCCGCACGGGGTGCGGCTGACCCCGCTCGGTGCCCGGCTGGCCGAGCACGCCGACCAGATCGCCCGCGTGCTGCACGACGCCGAAGAGGACCGCGCCCGGCACCTCGGCCTGCATCGGAACCGGCTGCGGATCGGCGCGTTCCCCACCGCGGGCGTGCGGCTGCTCCCGGAAGCGCTCGCCGCGCTCAACCGGCTGCGCCCTGACAGCGAAATCTCGGTCGTCGACCTCGGCCCGGTCGAGGGCAACGCGCTCGTCGCCGAACGAGAACTCGACCTCGCGCTGGTCGCCGAGTACGACGAACCGCTGCGCGCCCCCGCGGGCGTCCGGCTGATCCCGCTGCTCGACGACCCGGTCCTCGCCGTGCTGCCGGAACGCCACCACGCCGCCACCGCATCGGCCGCGCCCGGTCGCACGCTGCGGGACTTCGCCGCCGCCGCCTGGGCCTGCGCGCCGCGGGACCTGCCCAACCGGCGGCAGCTCGACGCGCTCGCACGCGTCGAAGGGTTCACGCCGCGAGTCCCGTTCGAATCGGAGTCGTACGCGGTCGCCCAGGCCGTGGTGTCCGCGGGCGTGGCGGTGGCCTTCCTGCCCCGGCTCGCGATCGGCGAGGTCCCCGGCACCGTGTCCCGCGCGCTCGCCGAACCCGCCCTGTTCCGCCGGGTGCACGCCGCCCTGCCCGCGGACTCCCCCGCCGAACTCACCGGTGTCTTCCTCGACCTGCTCCGCGAGGTGTGCGCGGAGCACGGCGGGACGACCGCCGACCGCTGA
- a CDS encoding DUF2550 domain-containing protein → MGSAGVWSIIGAGLVLVLAGAALSVVLAARRRLRQLRAGGIDVALRLRTDDRGRGWHLGVAHYRGEEFTWYRVLSLRSGPNWVVNRRDVEIATRREPSMSEVYALPQAATVLHLTGRDEHLEVAMGADALTGFLSWLESAPPGRSVPWAS, encoded by the coding sequence ATGGGCTCCGCGGGCGTGTGGTCGATCATCGGTGCCGGGCTGGTGCTTGTCCTGGCCGGCGCGGCCCTGAGCGTGGTGCTGGCCGCTCGCCGGCGGCTGCGGCAGCTGCGCGCCGGTGGCATCGATGTGGCGTTGCGCCTGCGGACCGATGATCGTGGTCGCGGCTGGCACCTCGGGGTCGCGCACTACCGCGGCGAGGAGTTCACCTGGTACCGGGTGCTGAGCCTGCGTTCCGGACCGAACTGGGTGGTGAACCGCCGCGACGTGGAGATCGCGACCCGGCGGGAACCGTCGATGTCCGAGGTGTACGCCTTACCGCAGGCCGCGACCGTCCTGCACCTGACGGGGCGCGACGAGCACCTCGAGGTCGCCATGGGCGCGGACGCGTTGACCGGGTTCCTGTCCTGGTTGGAGTCGGCCCCGCCGGGCCGATCCGTGCCTTGGGCGTCCTGA
- a CDS encoding F0F1 ATP synthase subunit epsilon yields the protein MANMSVQLVAVERRLWSGEATTVVAQTTEGEIGILPGHEPLLGQLVEGGVVKITTVDGDTVTAAVQGGFLSVTADGVSVLAESAELAQEIDVAQARADAKSDDEEARTRALSRLRAAGQSV from the coding sequence GTGGCCAACATGTCCGTCCAGCTGGTCGCTGTCGAGCGCCGCCTGTGGTCCGGTGAGGCGACCACCGTCGTGGCCCAGACGACCGAAGGCGAGATCGGCATCCTGCCGGGGCACGAGCCGCTGCTCGGCCAGCTCGTCGAGGGTGGCGTCGTGAAGATCACGACCGTCGACGGCGACACCGTGACCGCGGCGGTGCAGGGCGGATTCCTGTCCGTCACCGCCGACGGCGTCAGCGTGCTCGCCGAGTCGGCCGAACTCGCCCAGGAGATCGACGTCGCGCAGGCTCGTGCGGATGCCAAGAGCGACGACGAGGAAGCCCGCACGAGGGCCCTGAGTCGACTTCGGGCGGCCGGGCAGTCCGTCTGA